One window from the genome of Macaca fascicularis isolate 582-1 chromosome 7, T2T-MFA8v1.1 encodes:
- the SPG21 gene encoding maspardin isoform X1 — protein MGEIKVSPDYNWFRGTVPLKKIIVDDDDSKIWSLYDAGPRSIRCPLIFLPPVSGTADVFFRQILALTGWGYRVIALQYPVYWDHLEFCDGFRKLLDHLQLDKVHLFGASLGGFLAQKFAEYTHKSPRVHSLILCNSFSDTSIFNQTWTANSFWLMPAFMLKKIVLGNFSSGPVDPMMADAIDFMVDRLESLGQSELASRLTLNCQNSYVEPHKIRDIPVTIMDVFDQSALSTEAKEEMYKLYPNARRAHLKTGGNFPYLCRSAEVNLYVQIHLLQFHGTKYAAIDPSMVSAEELEVQKGSLGINQEEQ, from the exons ATGGGAGAGATTAAAGTCTCTCCTGATTATAATTGGTTTAGAGGTACAGTTCCCCTTAAAAAG ATTATCGTAGATGATGATGACAGTAAGATATGGTCGCTCTATGATGCAGGCCCCCGAAGTATCAGGTGTCCTCTCATATTCCTGCCCCCTGTCAGTGGAACTGCAGATGTCTTTTTCCGGCAGATTTTGGCTCTGACTGGATGGGGTTACCGGGTTATCGCT TTGCAGTATCCAGTTTATTGGGACCATCTTGAGTTCTGTGATGGATTCAGAAAACTTTTAGACCATTTACAATTGGATAAA GTTCATCTTTTTGGCGCTTCTTTGGGAGGCTTTTTGGCCCAGAAATTTGCTGAATATACTCACAAATCTCCTAGAGTCCATTCCCTAATCCTCTGCAATTCCTTCAGTGACACCTCTATCTTCAACCAAACTTGGACTGCAAACAG CTTTTGGCTGATGCCCGCATTTATGCTCAAAAAAATAGTTCTTGGAAATTTTTCATCTGGCCCGGTGGACCCTATGATGGCTGATGCCATTGATTTCATGGTAGACAGG CTAGAAAGTTTGGGTCAGAGTGAACTGGCTTCAAGACTTACCTTGAATTGTCAAAATTCCTATGTGGAACCTCATAAAATTCGGGACATCCCTGTAACCATTATGGAT gtGTTTGATCAGAGTGCACTTTCAACTGAAGCTAAAGAAGAAATGTACAAGCTGTATCCTAATGCCCGAAGAGCTCACCTGAAAACAGGAGGCAATTTCCCATACCTGTGCAGAAGTGCAGAGGTGAATCTTTATGTACAG ATACATTTGCTACAATTCCATGGAACCAAATACGCAGCCATTGACCCATCAATGGTCAGTGCCGAGGAGCTTGAGGTACAGAAAGGCAGCCTTGGCATCAACCAGGAGGAGCAGTAG
- the SPG21 gene encoding maspardin isoform X2, with amino-acid sequence MGEIKVSPDYNWFRGTVPLKKIIVDDDDSKIWSLYDAGPRSIRCPLIFLPPVSGTADVFFRQILALTGWGYRVIALQYPVYWDHLEFCDGFRKLLDHLQLDKVHLFGASLGGFLAQKFAEYTHKSPRVHSLILCNSFSDTSIFNQTWTANSFWLMPAFMLKKIVLGNFSSGPVDPMMADAIDFMVDRLESLGQSELASRLTLNCQNSYVEPHKIRDIPVTIMDE; translated from the exons ATGGGAGAGATTAAAGTCTCTCCTGATTATAATTGGTTTAGAGGTACAGTTCCCCTTAAAAAG ATTATCGTAGATGATGATGACAGTAAGATATGGTCGCTCTATGATGCAGGCCCCCGAAGTATCAGGTGTCCTCTCATATTCCTGCCCCCTGTCAGTGGAACTGCAGATGTCTTTTTCCGGCAGATTTTGGCTCTGACTGGATGGGGTTACCGGGTTATCGCT TTGCAGTATCCAGTTTATTGGGACCATCTTGAGTTCTGTGATGGATTCAGAAAACTTTTAGACCATTTACAATTGGATAAA GTTCATCTTTTTGGCGCTTCTTTGGGAGGCTTTTTGGCCCAGAAATTTGCTGAATATACTCACAAATCTCCTAGAGTCCATTCCCTAATCCTCTGCAATTCCTTCAGTGACACCTCTATCTTCAACCAAACTTGGACTGCAAACAG CTTTTGGCTGATGCCCGCATTTATGCTCAAAAAAATAGTTCTTGGAAATTTTTCATCTGGCCCGGTGGACCCTATGATGGCTGATGCCATTGATTTCATGGTAGACAGG CTAGAAAGTTTGGGTCAGAGTGAACTGGCTTCAAGACTTACCTTGAATTGTCAAAATTCCTATGTGGAACCTCATAAAATTCGGGACATCCCTGTAACCATTATGGAT GAATAA